A window of the Polypterus senegalus isolate Bchr_013 chromosome 4, ASM1683550v1, whole genome shotgun sequence genome harbors these coding sequences:
- the LOC120528652 gene encoding G-protein coupled receptor 151-like — MLIAHLEIMNTSLLNFAGGLQLLEGLEVTVVVPVVLAGICLIGLVGNLLVSVVLINNLRQGKCSVVNALAINLGAADLLIILFCIPFRAITYSKQSWVFGSFVCRTTDWFLHSCLLAKSFTLAAMGQARYNYVLNPPKYFHVQPKRIAGLVFIIWTISVVLPVPHIVFTSLRQGHSGALCIFQVPFYASNFINVFSKIYPALAYVIPFVFTAVCYAKTFLKAKLKRNRTPNPRPHGKRVTLMLSCLSCAYALLWLPEWVAWIWERHSYKEQQKPPTALMILAQVLVFVSCTVNPMILLSMSDEIRDGLASAWSLITCRGTRDSGETRSPKTGENGAEMGSSVIHSLQDAQTQDKTEIAKDKAGIVLPDVEHFWQDRRNTTAVEDNDPIPWEHQ; from the coding sequence ATGCTTATAGCACATCTGGAAATAATGAATACTTCTTTGTTAAACTTTGCTGGCGGACTTCAACTTTTGGAAGGACTGGAAGTAACGGTTGTTGTTCCAGTTGTTTTAGCCGGGATTTGTTTGATTGGGCTTGTTGGAAACCTTCTGGTGTCAGTGGTTCTGATTAACAATTTAAGGCAAGGAAAGTGCTCAGTGGTGAATGCATTAGCCATTAATCTCGGCGCCGCCGACCTTTTGATTATACTGTTCTGTATTCCATTTCGTGCCATCACCTACTCGAAGCAATCCTGGGTGTTTGGCAGCTTTGTCTGCAGAACAACAGACTGGTTTCTTCACAGCTGCCTGCTTGCCAAGAGTTTCACTCTGGCAGCCATGGGACAAGCGAGATATAACTACGTGCTGAATCCACCAAAGTACTTTCATGTGCAACCAAAGCGTATCGCTGGGCTAGTGTTCATAATCTGGACTATTTCTGTGGTGCTACCCGTTCCTCACATTGTATTTACTAGTTTGCGCCAGGGACACAGTGGCGCTCTGTGCATCTTTCAGGTACCCTTTTACGCATCCAACTTTATAAATGTGTTCAGCAAAATTTACCCAGCCTTGGCGTATGTCATCCCTTTTGTTTTTACTGCTGTTTGCTACGCGAAGACATTTCTAAAAGCGAAACTCAAACGCAACAGGACTCCAAACCCTCGACCGCACGGCAAAAGAGTCACTCTGATGCTGAGTTGTCTCAGCTGCGCATACGCGCTTCTCTGGCTTCCCGAGTGGGTAGCGTGGATTTGGGAACGACACAGTTACAAGGAACAACAGAAACCCCCTACCGCCCTCATGATTCTGGCTCAAGTGCTGGTATTCGTCAGCTGCACCGTGAATCCCATGATACTGCTCTCCATGTCCGATGAAATCCGGGACGGTTTGGCGAGCGCCTGGTCTCTCATCACCTGTAGAGGTACAAGGGATTCCGGGGAAACCCGTAGTCCCAAGACAGGGGAGAACGGAGCCGAAATGGGAAGCAGCGTGATTCACTCCCTCCAGGACGCGCAGACACAAGATAAGACCGAGATCGCCAAAGACAAAGCCGGGATCGTCCTGCCTGACGTTGAGCACTTTTGGCAAGACAGACGTAATACGACTGCTGTGGAGGACAACGACCCCATCCCCTGGGAACATCAGTAG